One Burkholderia gladioli genomic window, GCGCCCGCCAGGCCCAGCTCCTTGACGCGCTTCTTGGCGTATTCCTGCATCGATTGCGCATCGCAATTGGCGCAGCTCGGGCGATCCGCGCCCGGGTCGCGCTGGTTCAGACAGAAGAACACGTGATGCTGGTAGTAGCTGCCGTTCATGATGTGGGGACCGCCTGCGTGCGCCTGGTCTGTGCCGCGCGCCGCCAGCTGGATTGGGGAGGATGTCGGGAGGTCCGATTATAGCGAGCGAGCGCGCGGCCCGCTGGCCTGCCGCGCGGGGCTTGCGGCGCGTGGTTCGGCGCGCCGGGGCGGCTCGGCGCGTTCACGACCGCCGGCGTGACGCGACCAATGCCTCACGTCCCGGCATCACGCTCCGGCCCGCCTGGCAAGGCTGGCGATCAGCCGGTCTCAGCGGCGCCGGTCGTCGTGCCGGTCGTGCCGGTCGCGCGCGGCGGCGCCCGCGCGATGCCTGGCGCGCCGCCCGAGCCAGCCATGCTCGGCATGCCAGGCGAGCCAGACCAGGGCCGCGTAGGGCCAGCTCCAGGCCAGCCAGCGCGCGATGCCGTTGAAATGCAGGTAGCGCCCCTGGCTCCAGCCCGACAGCGCGTAGTCGAAGAACGGATTGACCGGCAGCAGGTTGACCAGCGCCAGCGAGACGGCCAGCGCCAGCGCCGCCGCGGTGGCGCGCCATACCGCGCGCAGCCGCAGCGCGACCAGCGCGGCGGCCAGGCCCAGCGCGACGCCCGCGCAGGCGCCCGGGGTCGCCCAGTCGAACGACAGGCCGCTGCGCAGTTGCAGGAAGGTGGCGCCGGCCTTCAGCAGCAGCGCGACCACCACGAAGGCGATCGCCAGCCGCGCGCGCGGCGCCTGCGCGCGCATCGTCAGCGAGGCCAGCGCGAGCGCCGCGAACAGGCCCAGCCCCGCCAGCAGCGCCTCCCAGGCGGGATCGGAGAGATGCGCGTCGAGCGCGTCGGGCCAGGCGTCGATGCGCCAGCCGGCCGGCATCCAGGCCAGCAGCGCGTCCTGCATCGAGGTATCGGCGCGGTCCCACAGCTCGCTCGGCCAGCGGCCGATGCCGAACAGGAAGGGCGAGGGAAACAGCACCGCGAACGGCCAGAGCGCCGAGAGCAGCAGCGGCGTGGCGGCCTCGCGATCGAACCAGGCGTCGCGCAGCCGCCGCAGCGCGCCGCGCTCGATCAGCGCGGGCGCGAGCGGCGCGGCCAGCAGGCCGCCCAGGAAGGCGCCGAAGGCATTCGCGCCGAGGTCGAGATTGGAGGCCACGCGCGTCGGCAGGTAGGTCTGCAGCGCCTCCATGGCGCCCGACAGCAGCGTGCCGGCCAGCGTGGCGACCAGCACCGCGGCCGCGCCCTTCACGCGCGGATGCAGCGCGCCCACCGCGCACAGCCCGAGCGGCAGGTAGCCGAGCACGTTGGTGACGACGTCGAACATCGTCCAGTAGCGCGGCATCGGCGCGAACAGGTAGTCGAAGGGGCCGACGCCGAGCGAGCGCCATCCGAGGAAGGGATACAGCGAGGCGTAGACGATCAGCGCCGCGTACGCGCCGAAAAGCCGCCGCGCCAGCAGCGACGGTCCGCGCGGCGGCGGCGGCGCCTCCGGGTTCATCTGGGCGGCTCCGTGCCCGGCCCGCCCGGCACCGCGCCGCTCATTGCGCCGCGGTGTTCTGCACCGCGAGCCAGGCGACGATCTGCGCCACCAGCTCGTTGCTCGCGGCGGCCAGCGCGCTCGCGCCGCCGGCCGCGTCGGCGGTGCTGGCCGGCGCGCGCGCCACGAAGCTGCGCTGGCCGAGCACCGTGCCCTCGCGCGTGAGCGTGGCACGCACCGCCACCTCGCCGTGGCTCTGCGCCTGGCCGTCGAACACCTGCTCGAAGGTGTTGAGCTCGACATGCAGCACGCTCGCGCGCACCGCGTCGCCGCCTTCCAGCACCGTGCCGCGCGCCGAGAGCGCCGCGCGCAGGCGCTGCGTCAGCAGTTGCGCGGGCGGCGCGGTCCAGCGGCTATCGCGATAGGTGGCGATGCGCTGCGCGTCGGCATAGGCGAGCCGGTAGGCGAACTTGTCGGTATCGAAGGCATCGGGCGCGCGCACGTCGAGCACCTTGATCACCGAGCCCGAAGCCGGCGCGAGCGCCAGCGACGAGGTATCGAGCGGCCCGAGGTCGTAGCGGATGTTCGACATCCGGGCCGCGTCGCCCGCGCAGCCGGCGAGCAGCGTGAACAGCAGCATCGCGCCCAGCGCGGCGGCCCGGCGGGCGGAGAGGGAGGACAAGCGTGACATCGCGGATTCCTGCATGGTCGTGAACTCGTTGGCGGTGGCCGCGGCCCGGGGGCCGACCGGCATCGGGTCGATCGCCGGCCCGCGCCGCGGGGCACGGGCCGGCCGGTATCTGTCAGTTATCAGTCAATCGGGCGCGAGCGGCAGGCACCTTGCCCGCCCGCGCTCAGCGCGACCCCGCCCGCGGCCAGGCGAAACCCGATTCGCCCGGGCCCGGCAGGCCGGCGCTGGTGCCGAACAGCAGGCTGCGCGGGTTGCGGCTGATCTCGCCGGCCACGTCGCGCACGGTCCGCGAGGTATCGCCGAGGTTCGAGCTCAGCGAATTGATCCGCGGCAGCGTCTCGTAGCGTACGCTCGCGTTCAGCTCGGAGAGCGTCTGATCCATCTGCGTGAGCGCAGTTCCCGCCTGTTCGGCGGCCTTGCCGGCGCGGTCCAGGTTGGCGGCGAGCGGCCCGTGCGGCGCCAGCATCGCGTCGGCCGAGGCCAGCGCCTGGTTCACGCGGCGGGTGGTTTCGGGCAGTTGCGCGGTGACCGGCTCGAGCGACCTGGTGAGCGTGCTCACGCCGTCGGCGGCCTGCTGCACGCTGGCCGCGGTGGCCCTCAACTGCTCGCGCATCTCGGGCGAGAGCATCGCGTTGACGCTGGAAGCCGCCACTTCCATCTGCTTGAGCAGCACGTCGCCGCGCTGCTGGAGCTGGTCGAACAGGCTCGGGTGCAGCGGGATCTGCGCCACCTCCTTCATCGAGGTGGGCAGCGGCGAGGGATCGCGGCCGGTATCGTCGAGCTGCACGAAGGCGATCCCGGTCACGCCCTGGAAGCCCAGGCTGCCGTAGGTCGAGCGCGTGATCGGCGCATCCTTGTCGACCAGGATGCGGATCGAGATCTCGCCCGGGTGGGCGCGGTCGAAGTGGATGGTGGCGACCTTGCCGACGTCCAGGCCGCGATAGCGCACCGCCGCGTCGGGGAACAGGCCCGTCACGTTGGTGCGCGCCACCAGGTCGTAAGGGATCCGTACCGTGCGATCGACGTTGAACCAGAACACCGCCGCGATGATCGCGAGCAGCAGGCCGATGGCGAACAGCCCCGCCCAGAACGCATGTGACTTGTTTTCCATTCGCGATTCCTTGCTTTACAGCTCGACGCTGGACAGCGCCGGCTCGAGTGCCGCCTTCGGCAATTTCGCGCGCCGCTCGGGCGGCAGCGCCTGCAGCGCGCGGCGCCCGCGCAGGCCGAGGAAGTATTCCTTGATGAAGGGATGGTCGACGCTGGCCGCCTCCTCGACGGGCGCGGCCACCAGCACCTTGCGATCGGCGATCACCGCCACCCGCGTGGAGAGCGCCACCATGGTGTCGAGATCGTGGGTGATCATCACCACCGTCAGGCCCAGGGTGCGATGCAGGGTGGCGATCAGGTCGACGAATTCGTCCGAGGCGCGCGGGTCGAGCCCGGCGGTGGGCTCGTCGAGGAACAGCAGCTCGGGCTCCAGCGCGATCGCGCGGGCGATGCCGACCCGCTTGACCATCCCGCCGGACAGCGCCGAGGGCATCTTCGAGGCGTGCTTGCAGGGCAGCCCGACCATCTCCAGCTTGAGCATCACGATCTCGTGCAGCAGGTCCTCGGGCACACGCCCGAGCTCGCGCAGCGGCTGGGCGATGTTGTCGAACACGGTCAGCGAGGAGAACAGCGCGCCAT contains:
- a CDS encoding ABC-type transport auxiliary lipoprotein family protein, which codes for MSRLSSLSARRAAALGAMLLFTLLAGCAGDAARMSNIRYDLGPLDTSSLALAPASGSVIKVLDVRAPDAFDTDKFAYRLAYADAQRIATYRDSRWTAPPAQLLTQRLRAALSARGTVLEGGDAVRASVLHVELNTFEQVFDGQAQSHGEVAVRATLTREGTVLGQRSFVARAPASTADAAGGASALAAASNELVAQIVAWLAVQNTAAQ
- a CDS encoding ABC transporter ATP-binding protein, translated to MRAAGAGGEANPAGYVIEVRDMTKRYGRNVIHEHLDFDVRQGEIISIVGGSGSGKTTLVRQILGLEQPSSGTVRVFGEDLATLDDDSARVMRSRSGMLFQHGALFSSLTVFDNIAQPLRELGRVPEDLLHEIVMLKLEMVGLPCKHASKMPSALSGGMVKRVGIARAIALEPELLFLDEPTAGLDPRASDEFVDLIATLHRTLGLTVVMITHDLDTMVALSTRVAVIADRKVLVAAPVEEAASVDHPFIKEYFLGLRGRRALQALPPERRAKLPKAALEPALSSVEL
- a CDS encoding VanZ family protein, with product MNPEAPPPPRGPSLLARRLFGAYAALIVYASLYPFLGWRSLGVGPFDYLFAPMPRYWTMFDVVTNVLGYLPLGLCAVGALHPRVKGAAAVLVATLAGTLLSGAMEALQTYLPTRVASNLDLGANAFGAFLGGLLAAPLAPALIERGALRRLRDAWFDREAATPLLLSALWPFAVLFPSPFLFGIGRWPSELWDRADTSMQDALLAWMPAGWRIDAWPDALDAHLSDPAWEALLAGLGLFAALALASLTMRAQAPRARLAIAFVVVALLLKAGATFLQLRSGLSFDWATPGACAGVALGLAAALVALRLRAVWRATAAALALAVSLALVNLLPVNPFFDYALSGWSQGRYLHFNGIARWLAWSWPYAALVWLAWHAEHGWLGRRARHRAGAAARDRHDRHDDRRR
- a CDS encoding MlaD family protein, whose amino-acid sequence is MENKSHAFWAGLFAIGLLLAIIAAVFWFNVDRTVRIPYDLVARTNVTGLFPDAAVRYRGLDVGKVATIHFDRAHPGEISIRILVDKDAPITRSTYGSLGFQGVTGIAFVQLDDTGRDPSPLPTSMKEVAQIPLHPSLFDQLQQRGDVLLKQMEVAASSVNAMLSPEMREQLRATAASVQQAADGVSTLTRSLEPVTAQLPETTRRVNQALASADAMLAPHGPLAANLDRAGKAAEQAGTALTQMDQTLSELNASVRYETLPRINSLSSNLGDTSRTVRDVAGEISRNPRSLLFGTSAGLPGPGESGFAWPRAGSR